The following coding sequences are from one Daphnia pulex isolate KAP4 chromosome 11, ASM2113471v1 window:
- the LOC124207410 gene encoding DNA topoisomerase 2-binding protein 1-like codes for MATGDSQDDVQYVRTLSKQSTAKNVTTEENNNCPEEKDLQTIFENLTTADETEMEEDVSVLLKFRPVDALFSDLTFQLVGSMDANWMYWTTDLIESNGGRVVSNGAKYKVTTPVVHAELLPDDPVGQAVAINTFWIEDCIDEDCLVEIEIYHQPIKFQNSQIFAGCVVSFSGIQGRLRDFLKYLVEHLGGKQQEFFSRKMVEAKDVYPSTHLVCPEAEGRKYEKAIKWGVPVVNAEWIIASATSSTRLKETDFGIFRPPGDQTLSAPVSFSSITFDAPTPVQMGQPTIPVILPVLTDSASEGFLLQTSHGTKSFGISPTPRPALSNMRTPDTPYGRLLNPDPSPNTRKLWKHALDNRVRLTPRPEDSPTTTSPIKSERETLVSLAEDYFANLTEKLLNCNWEVTDEVTNAEASPLPDPNLPPLHEARIFIGQEIEEDRRLEMEEFITTLGGQVILQHSQEVTHFICQGELTPSEDMQNARKWNQLFVLPQWIVDCEYAGSRLRAATCYQPSLNFETVLLPDVAPVSSGPLETTHELQSLPNSLAEEEKPLQAEQVLPRPTQEISLPNDPVASQLENVPVRLAPPPCSPDAVSRISQRPNASKRLNESKRLNASRYSGHSFRIMFSGMSQEDRDSCVQIIEVLGGIAIDGKHYDSTCTHLVVAKLECNDKLMTSIAAGKWIVHPGWIAKSEQTYHFVDERIFEWGNPTSNDSISKEEARISAAAYYWRTIRNRGLSTGPFQGIKAVLYLRKKNDAFQQLIEAGGGEVIAPELALENGKTNLCVLDSREINKIKLRLYASKGIYCVPPNYLRDLILAKDNKCQWAECVLPEFLPFLDTIPSTHI; via the exons ATGGCAACGGGGGATTCCCAAGACGACGTGCAGTACGTACGGACTCTCAGTAAGCAGAGCACCGCCAAAAATGTCACAactgaagaaaacaacaattgCCCTGAAGAAAAAGACCTGCAAACGATCTTTGAGAACTTGACTACAGCTGACGAaacagaaatggaagaagatgtGTCagtattgttgaaatttcGTCCTGTCGATGCCCTATTTTCCGATCTCACTTTTCAACTCGTTGGTTCCATGGATGCGAATTGGATGTATTGGACGACAGATCTCATCGAAAGTAACGGAGGTCGCGTAGTGTCAAACGGCGCCAAATACAAGGTTACTACACCCGTCGTCCATGCCGAATTGCTCCCAGACGATCCAGTTGGGCAAGCTGTTGCGATCAACACATTTTGGATCGAGGACTGCATCGATGAGGATTGTCTAGTGGAAATTGAAATCTATCATCAACCAATCAAATTCCAGAACAGTCAAATATTTGCAGGATGTGTGGTGTCGTTCAGTGGGATTCAAGGTCGACTGAGAGATTTCCTTAAGTACTTGGTCGAACATCTTGGAGGCAAACAACAAGAGTTCTTCTCTCGCAAAATGGTCGAAGCTAAAGACGTTTACCCTTCCACACATCTTGTATGCCCCGAAGCTGAAGGAAGGAAATATGAAAAAGCCATCAAGTGGGGAGTCCCTGTCGTTAACGCTGAATGGATTATTGCATCCGCCACTTCTAGTACTCGACTGAAGGAAACAGATTTCGGGATCTTTCGACCACCTGGTGATCAAACACTCTCAGCTcctgtttcattttcgtcAATTACTTTTGATGCCCCCACGCCTGTTCAA ATGGGGCAACCAACGATTCCTGTGATACTCCCTGTCCTGACTGACTCGGCTTCAGAGGGCTTTTTACTGCAGACTTCTCATGGTACAAAATCTTTCGGTATATCCCCCACACCTCGACCAGCTCTTAGTAATATGCGTACACCCGACACTCCATACGGACGATTATTAAAT cCGGATCCATCACCAAATACTCGAAAACTGTGGAAACATGCATTGGATAACCGCGTCCGTTTGACGCCCAGACCAGAAGATTCACCGACCACTACGTCTCCAATCAAGAGTGAAAGAGAAACTTTGGTTTCCCTCGCCGAGGATTATTTTGCAAATCTAactgaaaaattgttaaactgcAATTGGGAAGTTACAGATGAGGTGACAAATGCAGAAGCTTCGCCTTTGCCGGATCCGAATCTTCCTCCGTTACACGAGGCGAGGATTTTTATTGGCCAGGAGATCGAAGAAGACAGACGACTCGAGATGGAGGAATTCATCACAACTCTGGGCGGTCAAGTTATTCTCCAGCACTCCCAGGAAGTAACTCATTTCATATGTCAGGGCGAGTTGACCCCTTCCGAAGATATGCAGAATGCCAGAAAATGGAATCAACTGTTCGTCTTGCCTCAGTGGATCGTAGACTGCGAATATGCTGGAAGTCGTTTGCGTGCTGCAACTTGCTATCAACCGTCCCTAAACTTTGAAACAGTTTTATTACCAGATGTTGCGCCCGTCTCTTCCGGTCCCCTGGAAACCACACATGAACTGCAAAGCCTTCCCAACAGTCtagctgaagaagaaaaacccttGCAGGCCGAGCAAGTTCTCCCTCGTCCAACTCAGGAGATTTCCTTGCCAAACGATCCAGTAGCTAGCCAGTTGGAAAATGTTCCTGTACGTTTGGCACCACCACCGTGTTCACCAGATGCAGTTAGCCGGATTTCACAAAGGCCAAATGCATCGAAGAGACTAAACGAGTCGAAGAGGCTAAATGCTTCACGGTACAGTGGCCATTCTTTCCGGATCATGTTCTCTGGTATGTCACAAGAAGATCGTGACAGCTGTGTTCAAATAATCGAAGTGCTAGGCGGGATTGCCATCGATGGCAAACATTACGATTCAACATGCACTCACCTTGTAGTTGCCAAACTTGAGTGTAACGACAAGCTGATGACATCTATCGCTGCAGGAAAATGGATTGTTCATCCTGGATGGATCGCAAAGAGCGAGCAAACTTATCACTTTGTCGATGAGCGAATATTCGAGTGGGGCAATCCTACGTCCAATGATTCCATTTCCAAAGAGGAAGCCAGGATTTCCGCCGCTGCTTATTACTGGCGCACTATTCGAAACCGTGGCCTTTCTACCGGCCCTTTCCAAGGCATTAAGGCCGTACTTTACCTCCGCAAGAAGAACGATGCCTTCCAGCAGTTAATTGAAGCCGGCGGAGGAGAAGTGATTGCTCCCGA
- the LOC124207450 gene encoding ovarian-specific serine/threonine-protein kinase Lok-like, whose translation MDKDTQPLSQNTDEDTENVAPTESTSWGLLFWASDRDLDTERLRHGKDLYTVGRHVACDIVIHQEITKIKIDNLSRVQCGFRRIRDMTADYQTILEDYSANGTFVNGVRIGKGKNKLLANGDVIAMTCSKGKVFTYLDTQHRNPGFPTDINKKFVIVENLGKGSFGEVWLSVHKKTNKKYAIKSVRRQPNGFNELKRNEAIQQLKNESELLCTLEHPGIVKVEDSICKPKSIHLVLELMNGGDLQKRIKDVGQMEESTAKYYFMQLVLAVKYLHQQGVVHRDLKPENILMSSQNENAILKISDFGLSKFVDEETVCQTYCGTPLYLAPEVARDRTYKPYTSAVDVWSLGVILFILLSGYHPFIHSHSTDANIAKGHFLLKKPNWSSVSAEGLALVKQMLEVDPNKRPTLEDILEDPWMKDSQVVSRVNEIVFADTSTVEKLPDSLLSCIQENESIDEPVPKRRRVTP comes from the exons ATGGACAAAGACACGCAACCCTTGTCGCAGAACACTGACGAAGATACGGAAAATGTAGCGCCGACTGAATCCACCTCGTGGGGATTATTATTTTGGGCCTCTGATCGTGATCTGGACACTGAAAGGCTAAg GCATGGCAAAGATTTGTACACTGTTGGTCGTCATGTCGCGTGTGATATCGTCATCCATCAAGAAATtactaaaatcaaaattgataaTCTTAGTCGAGTACAGTGTGGTTTCAGGAGAATTAGGGATATGACAGCTGATTATCAGACAATCTTAGAAGATTACTCAGCAAATGGAACATTCGTAAATGGTGTTAGAATcgggaaaggaaagaataagCTTCTTGCCAATGGTGATGTAATTGCCATGACCTGTTCGAAAGGCAAAGTCTTTACCTACTTGGACACACAGCACAGGAATCCTGGCTTTCCTACCGAcatcaacaagaaatttgtcaTTGTTGAGAATCTTGGAAAAGg ATCATTTGGGGAGGTATGGTTGTCTGTTcacaaaaagacaaacaaaaaatatgccaTCAAAAGCGTACGACGTCAACCAAATGGTTTTAACGAGTTGAAACGCAACGAGGCTATACAACAACTGAAGAACGAATCGGAATTGCTCTGTACGCTGGAACATCCTGGCATTGTTAAG GTTGAAGACAGCATTTGTAAACCCAAATCGATACACCTCGTATTAGAATTGATGAACGGAGGGGACTTGCAGAAACGTATTAAAGATGTGGGTCAGATGGAAGAATCTACAGCAAAATACTATTTTATGCAGTTGGTATTGGCTGTAAAATATCTTCACCAGCAAGGAGTAGTTCACCGGGATCTCAAGCCGGAAAACATCCTGATGTCTAGTCAAAACGAAAACGCCATTCTCAAA atCTCAGATTTTGGTCTTTCCAAGTTTGTGGATGAAGAGACCGTATGCCAGACCTACTGTGGTACACCGCTGTATCTAGCACCGGAAGTGGCCCGGGATAGGACTTACAAACCATATACGTCAGCGGTCGATGTCTGGAGCCTAGGGGTGATCCTGTTCATTCTGTTATCCGGGTACCAcccattcattcattcacacTCGACTGATGCTAATATTGCCAAAG GtcattttctattgaaaaaaccaaattggAGTTCAGTATCGGCTGAAGGATTGGCATTGGTCAAGCAAATGCTGGAAGTTGACCCCAACAAACGACCTACATTAGAGGATATCCTGGAAGACCCATGGATGAAAGACAGCCAAGTGGTCAGCAGGGTGAATGAAATCGTCTTTGCTGATACAAGTACCGTCGAAAAGCTCCCCGACTCTTTACTCAGTTGCATCCAAGAAAACGAGTCTATTGATGAACCTGTGCCGAAACGACGGCGGGTAACTccctaa
- the LOC124207409 gene encoding DNA topoisomerase 2-binding protein 1-like isoform X1 — protein sequence MATGDSQDDVQYVRTLSKQSTAKNVTTEENNNCPEEKDLQTIFENLTTADETEMEEDVSVLLKFRPVDALFSDLTFQLVGSMDANWMYWTTDLIESNGGRVVSNGAKYKVTTPVVHAELLPDDPVGQAVAINTFWIEDCIDEDCLVEIEIYHQPIKFQNSQIFAGCVVSFSGIQGRLRDFLKYLVDHLGGKQQEFFSRKMVEAKDVYPSTHLVCPEAEGRKYEKAIKWGVPVVNAEWIIASATSSTRLKETDFGIFRPPGDQTLSAPVSFSSITFDAPTPVQMGQPTIPVILPVLTDSASEGFLLQTSHGTKSFGISPTPRPALSNMRTPDTPYGRLLNPDPSPNTRKLWKHALDNRVRLTPRPEDSPTTTSPIKSERETLVSLAEDYFANLTEKLLNCNWEDPDEVTNAEASPLPDPNLPPLHAARIFIGQEIEEDRRLEMEEFITTLGGQVILQHSQEVTHFICQGELTPSEDMQNARKWNQLFVLPQWIVDCEYAGSRLRAATCYQPSLNFETVLLPDVAPVSSGPLETTPELQSLPNSLAEEEKPLQAEQVLPRPTQEISLPNDPVASQLENVPVRLAPPPCSPDAVSRISQRPNASKRLNESKRLNASRYSGHSFRIMFSGMSQEDRDSCVQIIEVLGGIAIDGKHYDSTCTHLVVAKLECNDKLMTSIAAGKWIVHPGWIAKSEQTYHFVDERIFEWGNPTSNDSISKEEARISAAAYYWRTIRNRGLSTGPFQGIKAVLYLRKKNDAFQQLIEAGGGEVIAPELALENGKTNLCVLDSREINKIKLRLYASKGIYCVPPNYLRDLILAKDNKCQWAECVLPEFLPFLDTIPSTHI from the exons ATGGCAACGGGGGATTCCCAAGACGACGTGCAGTACGTACGGACTCTCAGTAAGCAGAGCACCGCCAAAAATGTCACAactgaagaaaacaacaattgCCCTGAAGAAAAAGACCTGCAAACGATCTTTGAAAACTTGACTACAGCTGACGAaacagaaatggaagaagatgtGTCagtattgttgaaatttcGTCCTGTCGATGCCCTATTTTCCGATCTCACTTTTCAACTCGTTGGTTCCATGGATGCGAATTGGATGTATTGGACGACAGATCTCATCGAAAGTAACGGAGGTCGCGTAGTGTCAAACGGCGCCAAATACAAGGTTACTACACCCGTCGTCCATGCCGAATTGCTCCCAGACGATCCAGTTGGGCAAGCTGTTGCGATCAACACATTTTGGATCGAGGACTGCATCGATGAGGATTGTCTAGTGGAAATTGAAATCTATCATCAACCAATCAAATTCCAGAACAGCCAAATATTTGCAGGATGTGTGGTGTCGTTCAGTGGGATTCAAGGTCGACTGAGAGATTTCCTTAAGTACTTGGTCGATCATCTTGGAGGCAAACAACAAGAGTTCTTCTCTCGCAAAATGGTCGAAGCTAAAGACGTTTACCCTTCCACACATCTTGTATGCCCCGAAGCTGAAGGAAGGAAATATGAAAAAGCCATCAAGTGGGGAGTCCCTGTCGTTAACGCTGAATGGATTATTGCATCCGCCACTTCTAGTACTCGACTGAAGGAAACAGATTTCGGGATCTTTCGACCACCTGGTGATCAAACACTCTCAGCTcctgtttcattttcgtcAATTACTTTTGATGCCCCCACGCCTGTTCAA ATGGGGCAACCAACGATTCCTGTGATACTCCCTGTCCTGACTGACTCGGCTTCAGAGGGCTTTTTACTGCAGACTTCTCATGGTACAAAATCTTTCGGTATATCCCCCACACCTCGACCAGCTCTTAGTAATATGCGTACACCCGACACTCCATACGGACGATTATTAAAT cCGGATCCATCACCAAATACTCGAAAACTGTGGAAACATGCATTGGATAACCGCGTCCGTTTGACGCCCAGACCAGAAGATTCACCGACCACTACGTCTCCAATCAAGAGTGAAAGAGAAACTTTGGTTTCCCTCGCCGAGGATTATTTTGCAAATCTAactgaaaaattgttaaactgcAATTGGGAGGATCCAGATGAAGTGACAAATGCAGAAGCTTCGCCTTTGCCGGATCCGAATCTTCCTCCGTTACACGCGGCGAGGATTTTTATTGGCCAGGAGATCGAAGAAGACAGACGACTCGAGATGGAGGAATTCATCACAACTCTGGGCGGTCAAGTTATTCTCCAGCACTCCCAGGAAGTAACTCATTTCATATGTCAGGGCGAGTTGACCCCTTCCGAAGATATGCAGAATGCCAGAAAATGGAATCAACTGTTCGTCTTGCCTCAGTGGATCGTAGACTGCGAATATGCTGGAAGTCGTTTGCGTGCTGCAACTTGCTATCAACCGTCCCTAAATTTTGAAACAGTTTTATTACCAGATGTTGCGCCCGTCTCTTCCGGTCCCCTGGAAACAACACCTGAACTGCAAAGCCTTCCCAACAGTCtagctgaagaagaaaaacccttGCAGGCCGAGCAAGTTCTCCCTCGTCCAACTCAGGAGATTTCCTTGCCAAACGATCCAGTAGCTAGCCAGTTGGAAAATGTTCCTGTACGTTTGGCACCACCACCGTGTTCACCAGATGCAGTTAGCCGGATTTCACAAAGGCCAAATGCATCGAAGAGACTAAACGAGTCGAAGAGGCTAAATGCTTCACGGTACAGTGGCCATTCTTTCCGGATCATGTTCTCTGGTATGTCACAAGAAGATCGTGACAGCTGTGTTCAAATAATCGAAGTGCTAGGCGGGATTGCCATCGATGGCAAACATTACGATTCAACATGCACTCACCTTGTAGTTGCCAAACTTGAGTGTAACGACAAGCTGATGACATCTATCGCTGCAGGAAAATGGATTGTTCATCCTGGATGGATCGCAAAGAGCGAGCAAACTTATCACTTTGTCGATGAGCGAATATTCGAGTGGGGCAATCCTACGTCCAATGATTCCATTTCCAAAGAGGAAGCCAGGATTTCCGCCGCTGCTTATTACTGGCGCACTATTCGAAACCGTGGCCTTTCTACCGGCCCTTTCCAAGGCATTAAGGCCGTACTTTACCTCCGCAAGAAGAACGATGCCTTCCAGCAGTTAATTGAAGCCGGCGGAGGAGAAGTGATTGCTCCCGA ATTGGCTTTGGAGAATGGAAAGACCAACCTCTGTGTCCTGGATAGTCgtgaaatcaacaaaattaaactTCGTTTATACGCCAGTAAAGGTATCTATTGCGTCCCACCCAATTACCTCAGGGACTTGATCCTCGCCAAAGACAATAAGTGCCAGTGGGCGGAATGTGTTTTGCCAGaa
- the LOC124207429 gene encoding integrin alpha ina-1-like, with amino-acid sequence MDETPKVDGDGECIMDPKQVNVLDLPKRPGFVEAPIEHLARHLPVPTISDIDENEIVEMDSAPVNSTRQKRLWNATLVEDFPGIHTVKIRSKAHISLDPSLEITQRMEDDLDYAETMVYPDRLDTGESPSVPLWIIIVSVLAGILLLVILLLWRLGFFKRYRPDPTLKGSLLQKDKELNGEYFS; translated from the exons ATGGACGAGACCCCTAAAGTCGACG GTGATGGCGAGTGTATCATGGATCCCAAGCAAGTGAACGTGCTCGATCTCCCCAAGCGGCCCGGATTCGTCGAGGCTCCCATCGAGCATTTGGCCAGACATTTGCCCGTTCCGACCATCAGCGACATTGACGAGAACGAGATTGTTGAAATGGATTCCGCGCCGGTCAATTCAACCCGTCAGAAACG ATTGTGGAATGCGACCCTTGTCGAGGATTTCCCAGGCATTCACACCGTCAAGATACGTTCCAAAGCCCACATTTCCCTGGATCCTTCCCTGGAAATCACACAGCGGATGGAAGATGATCTCGATTAT GCTGAAACGATGGTGTACCCGGATCGGTTGGACACTGGCGAGTCACCGTCCGTCCCTCTGTGGATCATCATCGTCAGCGTTTTGGCCGGAATTTTGCTGCTAGTCATCCTCTTGCTCTGGAGACTGGGATTCTTCAAGCGCTATCGGCCCGACCCCACTCTGAAGGGCAGTCTACTCCAGAAAGACAAGGAGCTCAACGGTGAATACTTTTCTTAG
- the LOC124207409 gene encoding DNA topoisomerase 2-binding protein 1-like isoform X2: MATGDSQDDVQYVRTLSKQSTAKNVTTEENNNCPEEKDLQTIFENLTTADETEMEEDVSVLLKFRPVDALFSDLTFQLVGSMDANWMYWTTDLIESNGGRVVSNGAKYKVTTPVVHAELLPDDPVGQAVAINTFWIEDCIDEDCLVEIEIYHQPIKFQNSQIFAGCVVSFSGIQGRLRDFLKYLVDHLGGKQQEFFSRKMVEAKDVYPSTHLVCPEAEGRKYEKAIKWGVPVVNAEWIIASATSSTRLKETDFGIFRPPGDQTLSAPVSFSSITFDAPTPVQMGQPTIPVILPVLTDSASEGFLLQTSHGTKSFGISPTPRPALSNMRTPDTPYGRLLNPDPSPNTRKLWKHALDNRVRLTPRPEDSPTTTSPIKSERETLVSLAEDYFANLTEKLLNCNWEDPDEVTNAEASPLPDPNLPPLHAARIFIGQEIEEDRRLEMEEFITTLGGQVILQHSQEVTHFICQGELTPSEDMQNARKWNQLFVLPQWIVDCEYAGSRLRAATCYQPSLNFETVLLPDVAPVSSGPLETTPELQSLPNSLAEEEKPLQAEQVLPRPTQEISLPNDPVASQLENVPVRLAPPPCSPDAVSRISQRPNASKRLNESKRLNASRYSGHSFRIMFSGMSQEDRDSCVQIIEVLGGIAIDGKHYDSTCTHLVVAKLECNDKLMTSIAAGKWIVHPGWIAKSEQTYHFVDERIFEWGNPTSNDSISKEEARISAAAYYWRTIRNRGLSTGPFQGIKAVLYLRKKNDAFQQLIEAGGGEVIAPELALENGKTNLCVLDSREINKIKLRLYASKGIYCVPPNYLRDLILAKDNKCQWAECVLPEFLPFLDTIPSTHI, encoded by the exons ATGGCAACGGGGGATTCCCAAGACGACGTGCAGTACGTACGGACTCTCAGTAAGCAGAGCACCGCCAAAAATGTCACAactgaagaaaacaacaattgCCCTGAAGAAAAAGACCTGCAAACGATCTTTGAAAACTTGACTACAGCTGACGAaacagaaatggaagaagatgtGTCagtattgttgaaatttcGTCCTGTCGATGCCCTATTTTCCGATCTCACTTTTCAACTCGTTGGTTCCATGGATGCGAATTGGATGTATTGGACGACAGATCTCATCGAAAGTAACGGAGGTCGCGTAGTGTCAAACGGCGCCAAATACAAGGTTACTACACCCGTCGTCCATGCCGAATTGCTCCCAGACGATCCAGTTGGGCAAGCTGTTGCGATCAACACATTTTGGATCGAGGACTGCATCGATGAGGATTGTCTAGTGGAAATTGAAATCTATCATCAACCAATCAAATTCCAGAACAGCCAAATATTTGCAGGATGTGTGGTGTCGTTCAGTGGGATTCAAGGTCGACTGAGAGATTTCCTTAAGTACTTGGTCGATCATCTTGGAGGCAAACAACAAGAGTTCTTCTCTCGCAAAATGGTCGAAGCTAAAGACGTTTACCCTTCCACACATCTTGTATGCCCCGAAGCTGAAGGAAGGAAATATGAAAAAGCCATCAAGTGGGGAGTCCCTGTCGTTAACGCTGAATGGATTATTGCATCCGCCACTTCTAGTACTCGACTGAAGGAAACAGATTTCGGGATCTTTCGACCACCTGGTGATCAAACACTCTCAGCTcctgtttcattttcgtcAATTACTTTTGATGCCCCCACGCCTGTTCAA ATGGGGCAACCAACGATTCCTGTGATACTCCCTGTCCTGACTGACTCGGCTTCAGAGGGCTTTTTACTGCAGACTTCTCATGGTACAAAATCTTTCGGTATATCCCCCACACCTCGACCAGCTCTTAGTAATATGCGTACACCCGACACTCCATACGGACGATTATTAAAT cCGGATCCATCACCAAATACTCGAAAACTGTGGAAACATGCATTGGATAACCGCGTCCGTTTGACGCCCAGACCAGAAGATTCACCGACCACTACGTCTCCAATCAAGAGTGAAAGAGAAACTTTGGTTTCCCTCGCCGAGGATTATTTTGCAAATCTAactgaaaaattgttaaactgcAATTGGGAGGATCCAGATGAAGTGACAAATGCAGAAGCTTCGCCTTTGCCGGATCCGAATCTTCCTCCGTTACACGCGGCGAGGATTTTTATTGGCCAGGAGATCGAAGAAGACAGACGACTCGAGATGGAGGAATTCATCACAACTCTGGGCGGTCAAGTTATTCTCCAGCACTCCCAGGAAGTAACTCATTTCATATGTCAGGGCGAGTTGACCCCTTCCGAAGATATGCAGAATGCCAGAAAATGGAATCAACTGTTCGTCTTGCCTCAGTGGATCGTAGACTGCGAATATGCTGGAAGTCGTTTGCGTGCTGCAACTTGCTATCAACCGTCCCTAAATTTTGAAACAGTTTTATTACCAGATGTTGCGCCCGTCTCTTCCGGTCCCCTGGAAACAACACCTGAACTGCAAAGCCTTCCCAACAGTCtagctgaagaagaaaaacccttGCAGGCCGAGCAAGTTCTCCCTCGTCCAACTCAGGAGATTTCCTTGCCAAACGATCCAGTAGCTAGCCAGTTGGAAAATGTTCCTGTACGTTTGGCACCACCACCGTGTTCACCAGATGCAGTTAGCCGGATTTCACAAAGGCCAAATGCATCGAAGAGACTAAACGAGTCGAAGAGGCTAAATGCTTCACGGTACAGTGGCCATTCTTTCCGGATCATGTTCTCTGGTATGTCACAAGAAGATCGTGACAGCTGTGTTCAAATAATCGAAGTGCTAGGCGGGATTGCCATCGATGGCAAACATTACGATTCAACATGCACTCACCTTGTAGTTGCCAAACTTGAGTGTAACGACAAGCTGATGACATCTATCGCTGCAGGAAAATGGATTGTTCATCCTGGATGGATCGCAAAGAGCGAGCAAACTTATCACTTTGTCGATGAGCGAATATTCGAGTGGGGCAATCCTACGTCCAATGATTCCATTTCCAAAGAGGAAGCCAGGATTTCCGCCGCTGCTTATTACTGGCGCACTATTCGAAACCGTGGCCTTTCTACCGGCCCTTTCCAAGGCATTAAGGCCGTACTTTACCTCCGCAAGAAGAACGATGCCTTCCAGCAGTTAATTGAAGCCGGCGGAGGAGAAGTGATTGCTCCCGA ATTGGCTTTGGAGAATGGAAAGACCAACCTCTGTGTCCTGGATAGTCgtgaaatcaacaaaattaaactTCGTTTATACGCCAGTAAAGGTATCTATTGCGTCCCACCCAATTACCTCAGGGACTTGATCCTCGCCAAAGACAATAAGTGCCAGTGGGCGGAATGTGTTTTGCCAGaatttctcccctttttagACACCATTCCTTCAACCCACATTTAG
- the LOC124207426 gene encoding LOW QUALITY PROTEIN: caspase-1-like (The sequence of the model RefSeq protein was modified relative to this genomic sequence to represent the inferred CDS: inserted 2 bases in 1 codon; substituted 1 base at 1 genomic stop codon) — translation MGHRRRGTACIFNHDKFHQKTWPADRIPSDRPGSSKDRDDLTRTLRQLDFEVKSFDKLTADQVRKEIAKLAGKADHTDHDCLLGVVMSHGQDGKICAFDTMYDVEDVWMPFSSDRCDTLVGKPKLFFIQACRGFDEQELLRDGGTEVSYSSTTIDGPXTHPTQADFLFVYSTIPGYGSYRSEENGAVFIQVLCDVLSQRGXRDDLISMMTVFLRKVAVEELYGKDEVKKTIIELCQMPCFISQLIRQVYFPPKPTVSTPAKRCCLS, via the exons ATGGGCCATCGCCGTAGAGGAACAGCTTGCATCTTTAACCATGACAAGTTCCATCAAAAGACGTGGCCGGCTGACCGAATCCCCTCCGATCGTCCGGGTTCAAGTAAAGATAGAGATGACCTCACTCGAACGCTGAGGCAGTTGGATTTTGAAGTCAAATCTTTTGATAAGCTTACGGCAGATCAAGTTCGAAAAGAAATTGCGAAAC TTGCGGGAAAAGCCGATCACACGGACCACGATTGCCTTTTGGGTGTTGTGATGTCGCACGGCCAAGATGGCAAAATATGCGCGTTCGATACAATGTACGACGTTGAAGATGTCTGGATGCCTTTTAGTTCCGACCGATGCGACACGTTGGTCGGCAAACCCAAACTATTTTTCATCCAg GCTTGTCGAGGATTCGATGAACAGGAGCTATTGCGAGATGGCGGGACCGAAGTGAGTTACTCGTCAACGACAATTGATGGACC GACGCATCCGACGCAGGccgatttcttgtttgtttattcCACGATTCCAG GCTATGGATCGTACCGTTCGGAAGAAAACGGCGCAGTATTTATCCAAGTTCTCTGTGATGTTCTGTCACAACGAGGGTGACGTGACGATTTGATCTCGATGATGACTGTCTTTCTCCGAAAAGTGGCTGTCGAGGAATTATATGGGAAGGATGAAGTGAAGAAAACGATTATAGAATTATGTCAGATGCCTTGCTTCATCTCTCAACTTATCCGTCAGGTTTATTTTCCGCCAAAACCCACAGTCAGTACACCTGCAAAGCGCTGCTGCCTGTCGTaa